The Streptomyces nigra genome includes the window GAGCCGGGCCTCGGCGAAGTCGGGCAGCGTGTAGGCGCCGGAGCGGCGCAGCGGGGCGGCGACGAACAGCAGCAGGACGAGATAACCGGCGGTGTAGCCGACCGGGTACCAGAGCATGTCGGGGCCCTGGACGAGGACCAGCCCGGCGATGCCGAGGAAGGAGGCGGCGGAGAGGTACTCGCCGCTGATCGCGGCGGCGTTGAGGCGGGGTCCTACGGTGCGGGAGGCGACGTAGAAGTCGGAGGTGGTGCGGGATATGCGCAGGCCGAAGGCGCCGACGAGCACGGTCGCCAGGGCCACGAGGGCGACGGCGGGGACGGCGTAGCTGGAGTTCACGGCCGGATCGGTTCCTGGTCTCGGGTCTCGGGTCGACGGGCTGGTGCGCGCGCTAGCGGTCCTCGACGAGCCGTACGAAGTCCCGTTCGTTGCGTTCGGCGCGGCGGACGAACCAGCGGGCCAGCAGCACGAGCGGCGCGTACAGGCCGAAGCCGAGGATCGCCCAGACCAGGTGGCGGGCGTGCGGCATCGCCGCGCAGAGCAGCGGCAGCGGGCCGACGAGCAGGCCGAGGACGGCGAGCACGGCGAGGGCGGTGCGCAGTTGGGTGCGCATCAGGGAGCGGACGTAGGTGTGGCCGAGGGTGGTCTGCTCGTCGATCTCGGTGCGGGGCCGGTAGTAGCCGGAGACACGGCGGGTCCGGGTGCGCCGGGGCGGGCCGGTGACGACGACACGGCGGTCGGCGGGGCTGCTGGGCATCGTCACGTCCTCCGCATCAGCAGGTCGCGCAGTTCGCGGGCGTGGCGGCGGCTGACCTGGAGTTCCTCGGAGCCGACGACGACGCTCACGCTGCCCGCGTCGAGCCGCAGTTCGCCGATGTGCCGCAGGGCGACGAGATGGCGGCGGTGGATGCGGACGAACCCGCGGGAGCGCCAGCGCTCCTCCAGGGTGGACAGGGGGATGCGCACGAGGTGGCTGCCCCTGCCGGTGTGCAGGCGGGCGTAGTCGCCCTGGGCCTCGACATGGGTGATGTCGTCGACGGGGACGAAGCGGGTCACCCCGCCGAGCTCGACCGGGAGATGGTCGGGGTCGGGCTCGCTGACGGGTATCCGGGGGGTGGCGCCGCGCTGTTCGGCGGCCCGGCGGACGGCTTCGGCGAGGCGTTCCTTGCGGACCGGTTTGAGGACGTAGTCGACGGCCTTGAGGTCGAAGGCCTGGACGGCGAAGTCCTCGTGGGCGGTGACGAACACGACGAGCGGCGGTTCGGCGAAGCCGGTGAGCAGCCGGGCCAGATCGAGGCCGTCTAGCCCGGGCATGTTGATGTCGAGGAAGACGACGTCGATGGCCTCCGCCCCGCCGGGGCCCGACTCCAGGGCGCGGTTGATGCGGCGCAGCGCCTCGGTGGCGTCGCCGGCGCCCTCCGCGCTGCCGATCCGCGGGTCGGCGTTGAGGAGGTACAGCAGTTCCTCCAGCGAGGGGCGTTCGTCGTCGACAGCCAGCGCGCGCAACATGGAACGGGAGTGTAGGAGCAACGAGCGCCGCTGGACATGTGCCGGGAGGCGACGTTCGCGCTGGGTGCCCGGGCGCTTACAGTGCCCTCATGAACAGCGGCGCGGCTTCTTTCGACGATCTCGACCGGAAGATCATCACCGCTCTGATGGCGAACGCCCGGACGAGTTTCGCCGAGATCGGCATGAGCGTCGGGCTGTCGGCGACGGCCGTCAAGCGGCGGGTGGACCGGCTGCGGGAGACGGGCGTGATCACCGGGTTCACGGCCACGGTCCGCCCATCGGCGCTGGGCTGGCGCACGGAGGCGTACGTCGAGGTGTACTGCGAGGGCGCGGCGCCGCCGCGGCGGCTGGCGGAGGTGGTCCGCAACCATCCGGAGATCACCGCGGCGATGACGGTGACGGGCGGCGCGGACGCGCTGCTGCATGTGCGGGCGCGGGACGTGGAGCACTTCGAGGAGGTGCTGGAGCGCATCCGTGTGGAGCCGTTCATCCGCAAGACGATCAGCGTGATGGTGCTGTCCCACCTCATCCCGGAGAGCCCGGAGGCGGGCGCGAGCCAGCCCGCACCCTCCGACGCAGCACTCCTGCGTGAACCGCAATAAATGCGCAGCATCGCTGCGTGGACACGCAATTCCCGTTCCTTGTCGCTCGTCGGCGTCGGTTTCTACCGTTGGAGTCGATCCTCATCGACACCGTAGGAAGCGGAGGAACCCCTTCGTGCCCGAGACCCGTGTGCCGCGCCGGCGGCGCTTCCTCGTCTGCGAACCCAGACACTTCGCCGTGCGGTACGCGATCAACCCCTGGATGCGACCGGACGTCCGCGTCGACGTCGACCTGGCGCGGGAGCAGTGGCACACACTGATCAGCGCCTACCGTTCGCACGGTCACGCGGTGGACGTCGTGGAGCCGGTCGCCGGTCTCCCCGACATGGTCTTCGCCGCGAACTCGGCGGTCGTCGTCGGCGGCCGTGTCTTCGGCTCCCTCTTCCACGCGCCCGAGCGGCGCCCCGAGTCCACGCACTACGACATGTGGTTCAAGGCGGCGGGCTTCGACGTCCACCGCCCGGCGTCGGTGTGCGAGGGCGAGGGCGACCTGGTCTGGACGGGCCGCTACGTGCTCGCCGGGACCGGTTTCCGCACCACCCGGGAGGCGCACCGCGAGGTGCAGGAGTTCTTCGGCCACCCGGTGATCAGCCTGACGCTGGTGGACCCGTACTTCTACCATTTGGACACGGCGTTGTTCGTGCTGGACGACGACAACATCGTCTACTACCCGGAGGCGTTCTCGGCCGGCAGCCGCGAGGTGCTCGCGCGGCTCTACCCGGACGCGGTGCTCGCGACCCGGGAGGACGCGTCCGCGTTCGGGCTGAACTCCGTGTCCGACGGCCGTCACGTCTTCATCGCGCCGCAGGCCGAGGCCCTGGCGGCCCGGCTGGACGACCGCGGCTATGTCCCCGTCCCCGTCGACCTGTCGGAGTTCCGCAAGGCCGGCGGTGGCATCAAGTGCTGCACTCAGGAGATCCGCTCATGACCGCGCCCGCGCAGACCCGTTCGTCCGCCGATCTGATCCGCGCCGAGGAGCCGGTCCTGGCGCACAACTACCATCCGCTGCCGGTGGTCGTCGCCCGTGCCGAGGGCAGCTGGGTCGAGGACGTGGAGGGCCGCCGCTACCTCGACATGCTCGCCGGCTATTCGGCGCTGAACTTCGGCCACCGCCATCCGGCGCTGACCGAGGCCGCGCACCGCCAGCTCGACCGGCTGACGCTTACCTCCCGCGCCTTGCACAACGACCGGCCCGCCGGGTTCGCCGAGCGGCTGGCGGCGCTGACGGGCCAGGACATGGTGCTGCCGATGAACACGGGCGCCGAGGCCGTGGAGAGCGGCATCAAGGTGGCCCGCAAGTGGGCGTACGAGGTGAAGGGCGTCCCCGCCGACCGGGCGACGATCGTGGTCGCGGCGGACAACTTCCACGGCCGGACGACGACGATCGTGTCGTTCTCCACGGACGAGACCGCGCGGACGGGCTTCGGGCCGTTCACGCCGGGCTTCCGGATCGTGCCGTACAACGATCTGCCGGCGCTGGAGGCGGCGGTGGACGAGACGACCGCGGCGGTGCTGATCGAGCCCATCCAGGGCGAGGCCGGGGTCGTCATCCCGGACGAGGGCTATCTGGCCGGGGTGCGTGAGCTGACCAGCCGGAAGGGCTGTCTGTTCATCGCCGACGAGATCCAGTCGGGTCTCGGCCGCACCGGGCGCACGCTGGCCGTGGAGCACGAGTCGGTCGTGCCGGACCTGGTGCTGCTGGGCAAGGCGCTGGGCGGCGGCATCGTGCCGGTCTCGGCGGTCGTCGGGCGCCGGGACGTGCTCGGGGTGCTGCGGCCCGGCGAGCACGGCTCGACGTTCGGCGGGAACCCGCTGGCGGCCGCGGTCGGCACGGCGGTGATGGAACTGCTGGAGACCGGCGAGTTCCAGCGCCGGGCCACCGAACTCGGCGTGGTCCTGCGGGGCGGTCTCGCGGCGCTCGTCGGCAAGGGTGTCGTCGGCTACCGCGCCCGCGGCCTGTGGGCGGGCGTCGACATCGACCCGGCGTTCGGCACCGGCCGGGAGATCGGTGAGCGGCTGATGGCCGAGGGCGTCCTGGTCAAGGACACCCACGGCTCCACGATCCGGCTGGCCCCGCCGCTGACGATCACGGCGGACGAGCTGCGGGGCGCGCTCGCGGCCCTGGAGAAGGTGCTGGCGTAGCACTCTCCCGCGTACGGCTGCCCGGGTGGTCCACCCGGGCGGCCGTACGGCGTCGTTCCCACACGCACGGCCCCCGCGAAGAGGCACGGGTGCGGGGAAGGGCGAAGATGGGGACAAGTGGTGGTAGACCGCTCTCAGCGACAGAGAGGTCGGCCGTGGGTCCGGATGACGAGCGGAGCGTGACCCGGCAGGGGTTCGACGTGGCGGACGCCGTGCCTGTACTGCTCGACGCCCAGGGCGTGGTCACCGGATGGACCCGGGAGGCCGAACGGCTGCTCGGGCACACCGCCGAACGGATCGTGGGCCGCGATGTCGCCGCGGTGCTCGCAGCGCCGGACGCGGACCGGGTGCCGGAGCTGATGGAGCGGTGCCGCCGGGAGGGCGGCTGGGCCGGGCTGATCTCGGCGGTGCGCGCCGACGGGACGCGGCTGCGGCTCATGGCCCGCATCACGCAGGCCCTGGACGCCGGCGGTTCCACACGCCGGCTGCTGCTCCTGTCGGAGCTCGCGGGGGCGCCGGGCTGGGACATGAGCCGGCAGGTGCTGGAGCAGATGGTGACCCGCTCCCCCGTCGGGGTGGCCGTCGTCGACACCGATCTGCGGTTCGTCTGGTCGAACCCCGCCCTCACCCAGTTCGGCGGCGGGCCCCCGAGCACCCGGCTCGGGCTGCGGCTGGGGGACATCCAGCCCGGCCTGGACGCCGAGAACATCGAGGCGCAGATCCGCCGGGTGCTGCTCACCGGCGAGCCCGTCGTCGGCTACGAGCATGTCGGGCAGGTCCGCTCTGCGCCGCTGCGGGAGACCGCGCACATGATGTCGTTCACCCGGCTCGACGACGGCAACGGCAACCCGATGGGCGTGTACTACACGGTCGAGGACGTCACCGACCGGCACCGCACCCGCCAGCGTCTGGCCCTGCTCGACCGGGCGGGAGAGCGCATCGGCCGCACGCTGGACGTCACGCGCACCGCGCAGGAACTGGCCGACGTGGCCGTGCCCGGGCTCGCCGACGTGGTCGCGGTGGATCTGCTGGAGTCGGTGCTGAGCGGCGGTGAGCCGTCGGACGAGCCGGCGGAGGCGGGCCGGGTGCCGCTGCGGCGCGCCGGTTACCGGTCGGTCAGCCGGCGCGCGCCGGAGGCGGTCGTCGACATCGGCGAGGTGGTCACCTATCCGGCGGGGTCGCCGCCGATCCGCACCCTCAGGACGGAGCGGTCCTGGCGGGAGCCGAAGCTGGACCCGCTGGGCGAGGCGTGGGCGGAGCACGCCCAGGGCGGCGGGACCGCCATCTTCCTGGAACTCGGGCTGCAGAGCGCGATGATCGTGCCGATCCGCGCGCGGGGCGTCACCCTCGGCCTGACCACGTTCTTCCGGCGCCACCGCCAGGAGCCCTTCGAGGAGGACGACCTCAGCCTGGCCGAGGACCTGGTGTCCCGGGCGGCGGTCTGCATCGACAACGCCCGGCGCTACACCCGGGAACGCGACGCGGCGCTGGTCCTGCAGCGCAGCCTGCTGCCGCACCGGCTGCCGGAGCAGGACGCCCTGGAGGTGTCCGCCTGCTACCGCCCGGCCGACGAGCTGACCGGCCTCGGCGGCGACTGGTACGACGTCATCCCCCTGTCGGGCGCGCGCGTGGCCCTCGTCGTGGGCGAGGTGCCGGGGCACGGCATCGACGCGGCGGCGGCGATGGGGCGGCTGCGGACGGCCGTACGGACACTGGCAGCGCTGGATCTGCCACCCGACGAGGTGCTGGCTCATCTCGACGACCTGGTGGCGCGGGCGGCCCGGGAGGAGGGCGTCGAACCGCGGACGGCGGAGGCCGACAACACCCTGGGGGTCGGCTCCGGGTGCGTCTACGTGGTGTACGACCCGGTGGACGGGACGTGCACGATGGCCGCCGCTGGGCATCCGGCACCCGCGGTCGTGATGCCGGACGGGCATGTCGCCTTCGTGGACCTGCCGCAGGGGCCGCCGCTCGGGGTGGGCGGCCCGCCCTTCGAGTCGGTGGAGCTGGCACTGGCGGCGGGCAGCACCCTGGCCCTGCACACGGACGGGCTGCTGGCCGCCGGGGCGCGCTGGACCGTGGACGCCGACCGGCAGCGGCTGCGGCAGGCCCTGGAGAAACGGGCCGATTCGCTGGAGCTGCAGTGCAGGACCGTCGTGGACGCGCTGGTCCCGGACCGGCCGTACGACGACGTGGCCCTGCTGATGGCGCGCACCAGGGTGCTCGGCGACGGGCAGGTCGCCGAATGGGACCTGCCCGCGGACCCGGCCGGGGTGGCCGACGCCCGCCGGACCGCGACCCGGCAGCTCGCGGAGTGGGGCCTGGACGACCTGGCGTTCACGACGGAACTGGTGGTCAGCGAGCTGGTCACCAACGCGATCCGGTATGCCACGGGCCCCATCCGGCTGCGTCTGATCAAGGAGCGCGCGCTGTTCTGCGAGGTCTACGACGGGGGTGCGACCGCGCCGCATCTGCGCCATCCCCGCACCACGGACGAAGGGGGGCGCGGGCTGCTGCTGGTGTCGCAGTTCACCCAGCAGTGGGGGACCCGGTTCGTCCCCGAGGGGAAGATCATCTGGGCCGAGCAGTCGCTGACGGACGCACCGCCCTGACCTGCCGGACCGGACCGGATGCGGAACATCGGCACATACAGCGCATAGCGTGCGAAACTGGTCGGATCACGGCGGTGAGGCGGGTGCCATGGACGAGGTCGACTACAAGGCGGTCTTCGAGGCGCTGCCCGGCATGGTGGCCCTGCTCGACACCGATCTGATCTACGTCGACGCCAACGACGACTTCCAGCGGCTGTCCGGGCGCAGCAGGGAGCAGCTCGTCGGCCGCTACATCTTCGACGTGTTCCCGGACAACCCCGACAACCCCGCCGCGACCGGGATGAGCAACGTGCGGGCGTCCATGCAGCGCGTGGCGGAGACCGGCGAGCGCGACGCCATGGCGCTCCAGCGCTACGACGTGGAGGACGCGGGCAACCCCGGGCACTGGGAGGAGCGCTACTGGAGCCCGGTCAACGCGCCCGTCGCCGGCCCGGACGGGAAGGTCGCGTACATCCTGCACCGGGTGGAGGAGGTCACCGAGCTGATCCGGGTGCGGGGCGGCGCGGGCGGCGACAGCCGGGCGCGGATCCTGGAGGCCGAGCTGTACACGCGCGCCCGGGAGCTCCAGGAGCTCAACGAGCGGCTGCGGCAGGCCCACGCCCGTGAGCGCGAGGTGGCGCTGGCCCTCCAGGAAGCGATGCTGCCCGCCGGCCGGCAGGTGGGCGGGCATCGCACGGCCGTCCGCTACCGGCCCGCGGTCGGCGCGCTCAACGTGTGCGGCGACTGGTACGACCTGGTGGACCTGGTCGGCGGCAACCGCATCGGGGTCTCGGTGGGCGACGTCGTCGGGCACGGGCTGCGGGCGGCGGGCGTCATGGGGCAGCTGCGCAGCGCGCTGAGCGCCTCGTCGCGGGTGGCCGACGGCCCGGCGCAGGCGCTGGACGTGCTCGGACGGTACGCGCACGTCGTGGACGGGGCCGAATCGGCCACCGCCGTCACGACGTTCATCGACTTCGACGCCCGGACCATCGCCTACAGCAGCGCCGGCCATCCCCCGCCCGTCCTGGTGCACGCCGACGGCCGGGTGGAGTTCCTCGACCAGGCCACCGACACCCCGCTCGACGCCCGCCCCGACCCGATACGGCGTCCGCAGGCCGCCACTTCGTACGGCGACGGCGCCACGCTGGCGCTCTACACGGACGGTCTGATCGAGCGCCGGCGGGAGGACATCGACGTCGGTCTCGGCCGGCTCGCCGACGCGCTGGTCGAGCACCGCACCGACACCCCCGAGGAACTGGCCGACGCCGTCCTGCTGCAGCTGCTGCCGCCGGGCGGCGCCACGGACGACACGGCCCTGGTCATCGTGCGGCTGTGATGCGGGTCGAGCGGCTCCGCCACGGCCGGGCGGGTCCACCGCCCGAGCCGCCGTGATCACGCCAAAGCCCGGGATCGGCTTGCCGTGCCGGGCCCCGGGGACGAGGCTGGTCCGGCGGTCCTCCCCACACGCGACACCCGCCGTCCGTCCGCCCGCTGACGTGCCGTCATGTGCCGGGACGCCGCCGGTCCGCGCCGGTTCCGGTGGTCCGGCCCGGCGCCTACACTGACAGCCCCACTGCACGCTGGCTGACCTGCCAGAACATGGCGGCCCGAGCTGATCCGCCCGAGTGAGGAGCGCCCCTTTGTTCTACTACGTCCTCAAATACGTGTTGCTGGGCCCGCTGCTGCGACTGGTGTTCCGGCCCCGTATCGAGGGTCTGGAGCATGTGCCGGCCACGGGCGCGGCCATCGTCGCCGGGAACCATCTGTCCTTCTCGGACCACTTCCTGATGCCCGCGATCCTCAAGCGGCGCATCACCTTCCTCGCCAAGAAGGAGTACTTCACCGGCCCCGGCATCAAGGGCAGGCTGACGGCGGCCTTCTTCCGCAGCGCCGGGCAGATCCCGGTCGACCGCACCGGCAAGGAGGCCGGCCAGGCCGCGATCCGCGAGGGCCTCGGGGTGCTGCGCAAGGACGAGCTGCTCGGCATCTACCCCGAGGGCACCCGCTCGCACGACGGCCGTCTCTACAAGGGCAAGGTCGGCGTGGCCGTGATGGCGCTGAAGGCCGGCGTCCCGGTGATCCCGTGCGCGATGATCGGCACGTTCGAGGCCCAGCCGCCGGGCAAGGTGATCCCGAACGTCCACCCCGTCACCATCCGCTTCGGCAAGCCCCTCGACTTCTCCCGCTACGCCGGGATGGAGAACGAGAAGGCGATCCTGCGGGCCGTCACCGACGAGATCATGTACGCCATCCTGTCGCTCTCCGAGCAGGAGTACGTCGACCAGTACGCCACCGTCGCGAAGGCCGAGGAGGCCGCCGCCAAGGCCGAGCAGGGCCGGCGCTTCCCCCGGCTGCCCCTCAGATGACCGGGGGCGCCTGACCGAGCAGGGCCAGCGCCTCGTCGAGCGTCGCGCGCAACCGCATCGCGTCCGGCGCGACCGCGCTGACCAGGACCGCCGGTCCGGCCAGCGGCAGGACGGCGGCGCTCTCCCCCAGCATCCGGGGCGCCACCGGAGAGTCCGCGAACTCGGGCCGTACGACGACGAGTTGCCCGGCCGTGCGGTGGCCGCCGAGCCCGGCGGGCCCGTCCCAGCCGCCCGGAGCGCCGGGCCCGCACTCCAGCTCCTGGTCGAGGACGACCCGCCCCGCGACCCGCACCCGGATCCGGCTCGCCAGGCGTCCCGGCTCCTCCCCCACCCGTCCGAGCACCTGCTCCTCGCGCAGCACGAGCCGCCCCGTGGCACCGACGTCGACCTCGGTCGTCACGGTCAGGTCGCTGCCGCGCGCGCAGATCAGCTGTTCCGGCAGCCACCGCAGTTCGGCCTCGTCGGCCACCGAGAGGCGGACGTCGTAGCGGGCTCCGCCCTTGCCCTGTCCCGGCAGTGCGAGGGTGGCGGCCGCCGAACCGACACGGAGGCTCGCCCCGGCCAGTACCTCCGCGCCGACGGTGAAGTGGTCGCCGCCGAGCGGCCCGCTCATCGCCCCCACGATCAGGACGTGCGCCTCCCCGCCGGAGCCCCGGGTCCGGCGCGGCGCGAGCGGCCCGGCGCCTTCGAGGACCGGCAGGGCGGTGCCGCCCCGTCCGTCCGGCCGGGCGACGATCCGGGCGCGGGCCCGCACCCTGGCGGTCACGCCGTCCACGCGGCCAGCCGCGCCCGCACCCAGTCGGCGACGTCCCGGACACCCGGCTCGCTCCTCAACGACTGGAACACGACGGGGAGTTCGGCCCGCTGCGCCTTGGCGTCCGCCGCCATCCGCGCCAGGTCGGAGCCGACGTACGGGGCGAGGTCGGTCTTGTTGACGACGAGCAGGTCGGCGGTGGTGACGCCGGGGCCGCCCTTGCGCGGGATGTCGTCGCCGCCCGCCACGTCGATGACGAAGATCTGGGCGTCCACGAGCCCCTTGGAGAAGGTCGCGGTGAGGTTGTCCCCGCCGGACTCCACGAGGATCAGATCGAGCGGCCCCACCTCGTCCTCCAGATCCTCCACGGCCTCCAGGTTCGCGGAGATGTCGTCCCGGATGGCGGTGTGCGGGCAGGCGCCCGTCTCGACGGCCGTGATCCGCTCCGGCGGCAGCACGGCCTCGCGCAGCAGGAACTCGGCGTCCTCGCGGGTGTAGATGTCGTTGGTGACGACGGCGAGGGACAGCTCCTCGCGCAGCGCCCGGCACAGGGCGGCGACCGTGGCGGTCTTGCCCGAGCCGACGGGACCGCCCAGACCGAGGCGCAGGGCGCGGCGGGAGCCGTCGGGGCGGCGCGCGTCGGCGCTGAGGGCGGCGGGGCCGTCGTGGGTGTGGTCGAGGTGCATGAGTCACGGCTCCTGTGGGTGGGGGCCCTGGCGCGGAAGGGCCGTCGGGTCGGGAACGGTCGGTTCAGGAAGCGAAGAGGCGGACCGGCCAGGCCGCGTGGGCCTCCGCCGCGATCTCCAGCAGGGGCGCGGAGGCCGCGGGCAGGGCGTCGACGCCTTCGTCCGCCGCGCGCCGGGCCGCCTCCACCGCCCGGTCCGCGACACGGTCCAGCTCCGGGGCGAGCCGCGCCAGCACGGCCGTGGCCTCGAAGGGGTCCAGGCCGAGCAGCCGTACGACCGCCGTGGCGGCCCCGCTCACGCCCTCGTACGCGGCGCAGTACGCCGCGTCGGGCGCGTCGAGACCCGCGGCGCGGGCGACGGTGCCGAGGACCACGGGCTGGTGCGCGCCCTTGGGGAACCGGGTGGCGAGTGCGTCGAGTTCGGGGGACGGCCAGGTCGCGCGGCCGGCCCGCAGCAGCTGCCGGCCGAGCCTGCGCGCGGCGGTCCGCAGTGCCGGTGACGGCGTACGGGCGTCGGCGGCCGCGTCCAGCTCCACCGGGTCCAGCCCGGCCGCGGCCGCCGCCGCGAGCGCGGCCGAGACGAGCCCGGCCGTGTGCAGCCGGCCCCGGCAGAAGTCCTCCAGGCTCGCGGCGCCGGTGATCCGCCCGGCGCGGACGGCGGCCTCGGCACCGCCGGAGTGGGCGTGTCCCCCGGCGGGGAAGCGGCCGTCGGCCAGGACGAGAAGCGTGGCCCGTGTCATCGTCGGCCGGCCCTCAGAAGAGGAAGTAACGCTGGGCCATGGGCAGTTCGGCGGCGGGCGCGGCCTCCACCAGCTCCCCGTCGATGTGCACGGCGAAGCTGTCGGGGTCGATGCGCACATCGGGCCGGGCGTCGTTCTCGCGCATGTCGGCCTTGGTGACGGCGCGCGTCGACTCGATGCCCACGAACCGCTTGCCGAGCGCGAGGCGTTCGGAGAGCCCGTCCTCGAGGGCGAGCGGGGCCACGAAGTTGACCGAGTTCGCCGCCGGCGCCCGGCCGGTCGCGCCGAACATCGGCCGGGGCAGGATCGGCTGCGGCGTCGGGATGGACGCGTTGGCGTCGCCCATCTGCGCGTAGGCGATCTGCCCGCCCTTGAGAACGAGGAGCGGCTTGACGCCGAAGAAGGCGGGTTCCCAGAGCACCAGGTCGGCGAGCTTGCCGGTCTCGACGGAGCCGATCTCGCGGGCCAGGCCCTGCGCGAGCGCGGGGTTGATCGTGTACTTGGCCACGTACCGGCGTACGCGGTGGTTGTCGGCGCGGCCGTCGCCGGGCAGGGCGCCCCGCCGCCGCTTCATCACGTGCGCGGTCTGCCAGGTGCGCAGGACGACCTCGCCGACGCGGCCCATGGCCTGGGAGTCGGAGGAGATGATCGAGATGGCGCCGAGGTCGTGGAGGACGTCCTCGGCCCCGATCGTGGACGGCCGGATGCGGGACTCGGCGAAGGCCAGGTCCTCGGGCACGGCCGCGTTCAGGTGGTGGCACACCATCAGCATGTCGAGATGTTCCTCGGCGGTGTTGACGGTGTAGGGGCGGGTCGGGTTGGTGGAGCTGGGCAGGACGTGCGGCTCGGAGACCACGGTCATGATGTCCGGCGCGTGCCCACCGCCCGCGCCCTCGGTGTGGTACGCGTGGATGCCGCGTCCGCCGATGGCGGCGAGGGTGTCGCCGACGAAACCGGCCTCGTTCAGGGTGTCGGTGTGGATGGCGATCTGGACGCCGGTCCGGTCGGCGACGGTGAGGGAGGCGTCGATGACGGCCGGGGTCGAGCCCCAGTCCTCGTGCAGTTTCAGTCCGACGGCGCCGCCCTGGATCTGGGAGAGCATCGCCTCGTGCGAGACGGTGTTGCCCTTGCCCAGGAGGCCGATGTTGAGCGGGTACTGCTCCATCGCCTCCAGCATCCGGGCCAGATGCCAGGGGCCCGGCGTGACGGTGGTCGCCTTGGAGCCCTCGGCGGGGCCTGTGCCGCCGCCGACGAGGGTGGTGATGCCGGAGGCGAGCGCCTCGTCGGCGATCTGCGGGCAGATGAAGTGGACGTGCGCGTCGATGGCGCCGGCGGTGAGGATCCGGCCGTTGCCCGCGATGATCTCGGTCTCGGGGCCGATGACGAGGTCCGGGTGCACACCGTCCATGGTGTCGGGGTTGCCGGCCTTGCCGATGCCGGTGATCCGGCCGTCGCGGATGCCGAGGTCGGCCTTGACGATCCCCCAGTGGTCGAC containing:
- a CDS encoding urease accessory protein UreD; the encoded protein is MDGVTARVRARARIVARPDGRGGTALPVLEGAGPLAPRRTRGSGGEAHVLIVGAMSGPLGGDHFTVGAEVLAGASLRVGSAAATLALPGQGKGGARYDVRLSVADEAELRWLPEQLICARGSDLTVTTEVDVGATGRLVLREEQVLGRVGEEPGRLASRIRVRVAGRVVLDQELECGPGAPGGWDGPAGLGGHRTAGQLVVVRPEFADSPVAPRMLGESAAVLPLAGPAVLVSAVAPDAMRLRATLDEALALLGQAPPVI
- the ureG gene encoding urease accessory protein UreG, whose protein sequence is MHLDHTHDGPAALSADARRPDGSRRALRLGLGGPVGSGKTATVAALCRALREELSLAVVTNDIYTREDAEFLLREAVLPPERITAVETGACPHTAIRDDISANLEAVEDLEDEVGPLDLILVESGGDNLTATFSKGLVDAQIFVIDVAGGDDIPRKGGPGVTTADLLVVNKTDLAPYVGSDLARMAADAKAQRAELPVVFQSLRSEPGVRDVADWVRARLAAWTA
- a CDS encoding urease accessory protein UreF gives rise to the protein MTRATLLVLADGRFPAGGHAHSGGAEAAVRAGRITGAASLEDFCRGRLHTAGLVSAALAAAAAAGLDPVELDAAADARTPSPALRTAARRLGRQLLRAGRATWPSPELDALATRFPKGAHQPVVLGTVARAAGLDAPDAAYCAAYEGVSGAATAVVRLLGLDPFEATAVLARLAPELDRVADRAVEAARRAADEGVDALPAASAPLLEIAAEAHAAWPVRLFAS
- a CDS encoding urease subunit alpha, coding for MPEISRAAYADLFGPTTGDRVRLADTDLLIEIEEDRSGGPGRAGDEAVFGGGKVIRESMGQSRATRADGTPDTVITGVVIVDHWGIVKADLGIRDGRITGIGKAGNPDTMDGVHPDLVIGPETEIIAGNGRILTAGAIDAHVHFICPQIADEALASGITTLVGGGTGPAEGSKATTVTPGPWHLARMLEAMEQYPLNIGLLGKGNTVSHEAMLSQIQGGAVGLKLHEDWGSTPAVIDASLTVADRTGVQIAIHTDTLNEAGFVGDTLAAIGGRGIHAYHTEGAGGGHAPDIMTVVSEPHVLPSSTNPTRPYTVNTAEEHLDMLMVCHHLNAAVPEDLAFAESRIRPSTIGAEDVLHDLGAISIISSDSQAMGRVGEVVLRTWQTAHVMKRRRGALPGDGRADNHRVRRYVAKYTINPALAQGLAREIGSVETGKLADLVLWEPAFFGVKPLLVLKGGQIAYAQMGDANASIPTPQPILPRPMFGATGRAPAANSVNFVAPLALEDGLSERLALGKRFVGIESTRAVTKADMRENDARPDVRIDPDSFAVHIDGELVEAAPAAELPMAQRYFLF